The following are encoded in a window of Oncorhynchus mykiss isolate Arlee chromosome 31, USDA_OmykA_1.1, whole genome shotgun sequence genomic DNA:
- the LOC110504823 gene encoding myozenin-2 isoform X2, translating to MQSPYDDLAKQRIQQSRALCSEARRGLNLGKKISIPKDVMMEELNLQSNRGSRMFQERLKRVERFTLENQVNDLYSNGLPEPMPSQTVEEPQGGKENQAYMMPGKHSLITTLQKTVAKKGSPNVIAPGYGSPLKEIPREKFNLTTRSYCSPWREALGDSDRLLLTLSTQLPRGATLQPANYRCFNRAATPFGGPQQQSKRVIPVMGFELLDSQHLPGTTLDRMCKRPNFNRAPRGWGHDYSPESTDL from the exons ATGCAATCACCTTATGATGACCTGGCCAAGCAGAGGATCCAGCAGTCCAGGGCTTTGTGTTCAGAGGCCAGGCGAG GTCTGAACTTGGGGAAGAAGATCAGCATACCCAAGGATGTGATGATGGAAGAGTTGAACCTTCAGTCCAACCGTGGCTCCCGCATGTTCCAGGAGAGACTGAAGAGGGTGGAGAGGTTCACTCTGGAGAACCAAGTCAACGACTTATACAGCAat GGCCTTCCAGAGCCCATGCCTTCCCAGACAGTAGAAGAGCCCCAGGGGGGGAAGGAGAACCAGGCATATATGATGCCTGGCAAACACAGCCTGATCACCACCCTACAGAAAACTGTGGCCAAGAAGGGCAGCCCCAATGTCATCGCCCCAG GCTACGGGAGCCCCCTGAAGGAGATCCCCCGTGAGAAGTTCAACCTGACAACCAGGTCCTACTGTTCCCCCTGGAGGGAAGCCCTGGGTGACAGTGACAGGCTCCTGTTGACTCTCAGCACCCAGCTCCCACGGGGGGCCACACTACAGCCGGCCAACTACAGGTGCTTCAACAG agCGGCCACACCTTTTGGAGGCCCACAGCAGCAGAGTAAGAGGGTGATCCCAGTGATGGGGTTCGAGCTGTTGGACTCACAGCACCTCCCTGGTACGACCCTGGACCGCATGTGTAAACGGCCCAACTTCAACAGAGCACCACGGGGATGGGGTCACGACTACTCCCCTGAATCCACCGACCTGTGA
- the LOC110504823 gene encoding myozenin-2 isoform X1, giving the protein MQSPYDDLAKQRIQQSRALCSEARREGLNLGKKISIPKDVMMEELNLQSNRGSRMFQERLKRVERFTLENQVNDLYSNGLPEPMPSQTVEEPQGGKENQAYMMPGKHSLITTLQKTVAKKGSPNVIAPGYGSPLKEIPREKFNLTTRSYCSPWREALGDSDRLLLTLSTQLPRGATLQPANYRCFNRAATPFGGPQQQSKRVIPVMGFELLDSQHLPGTTLDRMCKRPNFNRAPRGWGHDYSPESTDL; this is encoded by the exons ATGCAATCACCTTATGATGACCTGGCCAAGCAGAGGATCCAGCAGTCCAGGGCTTTGTGTTCAGAGGCCAGGCGAG AAGGTCTGAACTTGGGGAAGAAGATCAGCATACCCAAGGATGTGATGATGGAAGAGTTGAACCTTCAGTCCAACCGTGGCTCCCGCATGTTCCAGGAGAGACTGAAGAGGGTGGAGAGGTTCACTCTGGAGAACCAAGTCAACGACTTATACAGCAat GGCCTTCCAGAGCCCATGCCTTCCCAGACAGTAGAAGAGCCCCAGGGGGGGAAGGAGAACCAGGCATATATGATGCCTGGCAAACACAGCCTGATCACCACCCTACAGAAAACTGTGGCCAAGAAGGGCAGCCCCAATGTCATCGCCCCAG GCTACGGGAGCCCCCTGAAGGAGATCCCCCGTGAGAAGTTCAACCTGACAACCAGGTCCTACTGTTCCCCCTGGAGGGAAGCCCTGGGTGACAGTGACAGGCTCCTGTTGACTCTCAGCACCCAGCTCCCACGGGGGGCCACACTACAGCCGGCCAACTACAGGTGCTTCAACAG agCGGCCACACCTTTTGGAGGCCCACAGCAGCAGAGTAAGAGGGTGATCCCAGTGATGGGGTTCGAGCTGTTGGACTCACAGCACCTCCCTGGTACGACCCTGGACCGCATGTGTAAACGGCCCAACTTCAACAGAGCACCACGGGGATGGGGTCACGACTACTCCCCTGAATCCACCGACCTGTGA
- the LOC110504824 gene encoding uncharacterized protein LOC110504824 translates to MSYLEYGTSLMSYLEYGTSLMSYLEYGTSLMSYLEYGTSLMSYLEYGTSLMSYLEYGTSLMSYLEYGTSLMSHLEYGTSLMSHLEYGTSLMSHLEYGTSLMSYLEYGTSLMSHLEYGTSLMSHLEYGTSLMSYLEYGTSLMSHLEYGTSLMSYLEYGTSLMSHLEYGTSLMSYLEYGTSLMSHLEYGTSLMSYLEYGTSLMSHLEYGTSLMSYLEYGTSLMSHLEYGTSLMSYLEYGTSLMSYLEYGTSLMSYLEYGMSLMSYLEYGTSLMSYLEYGTSLMSYLEYGTSLMSHLEYGTSLMSYLEYGTSLMSYLEYGMSLMSYLYHLTTCLSHGYFVLTRAACRSTKSKVLRHRAEHQ, encoded by the coding sequence ATGTCTTACCTGGAGTATGGTACGTCACTGATGTCTTACCTGGAGTATGGTACGTCACTGATGTCTTACCTGGAGTATGGTACGTCACTGATGTCTTACCTGGAGTATGGTACGTCACTGATGTCTTACCTGGAGTATGGTACGTCACTGATGTCTTACCTGGAGTATGGTACGTCACTGATGTCTTACCTGGAGTATGGTACGTCACTGATGTCTCACCTGGAGTATGGTACGTCACTGATGTCTCACCTGGAGTATGGTACGTCACTGATGTCTCACCTGGAGTATGGTACGTCACTGATGTCTTACCTGGAGTATGGTACGTCACTGATGTCTCACCTGGAGTATGGTACGTCACTGATGTCTCACCTGGAGTATGGTACGTCACTGATGTCTTACCTGGAGTATGGTACGTCACTGATGTCTCACCTGGAGTATGGTACGTCACTGATGTCTTACCTGGAGTATGGTACGTCACTGATGTCTCACCTGGAGTATGGTACGTCACTGATGTCTTACCTGGAGTATGGTACGTCACTGATGTCTCACCTGGAGTATGGTACGTCACTGATGTCTTACCTGGAGTATGGTACGTCACTGATGTCTCACCTGGAGTATGGTACGTCACTGATGTCTTACCTGGAGTATGGTACGTCACTGATGTCTCACCTGGAGTATGGTACGTCACTGATGTCTTACCTGGAGTATGGTACGTCACTGATGTCTTACCTGGAGTATGGTACGTCACTGATGTCTTACCTGGAGTATGGTATGTCACTGATGTCTTACCTGGAGTATGGTACGTCACTGATGTCTTACCTGGAGTATGGTACGTCACTGATGTCTTACCTGGAGTATGGTACGTCACTGATGTCTCACCTGGAGTATGGTACGTCACTGATGTCTTACCTGGAGTATGGTACGTCACTGATGTCTTACCTAGAGTATGGTATGTCACTGATGTCTTACCTGTACCACCTTACTACCTGTTTAAGCCACGGCTACTTTGTATTGACTAGAGCTGCCTGTAGAAGTACCAAATCAAAGGTTTTAAGACACCGGGCTGAACATCAATGA